One genomic window of Conyzicola nivalis includes the following:
- a CDS encoding M1 family metallopeptidase: MSLAAQSNNGAATAGDPYLPTSGNGGYVVTHYDLDLNYKVGTNQLRGVATISAVATAPLDRFSLDFAGLSVEKVLVDGERPRKVSQAARKLIVAPGTPLVAGEEFEVVVRYGGSPHPVKSPWGELGWEELADGVIVASQPSGAASWFPCNDHPSNKATFRISTSCEAPYTVVANGRLLEKSTRSGRTTWVYDMPQPMATYLATLQIGRYTRRPTTSASLYYPGELAGEVAVDFGRIDDMIALFVDRFGPYPFDNYSVVVTRDVLEIPLEAQGIGIFGRNHVDGAHGSDRLIAHELAHQWFGNSLTLARWRDIWLHEGFACYAEWLWAEFIGARTAQQSAIIYRGRVKAVPKDSLIVGDPGAHSLFDDRVYKRGALALHAIRTTVGDEAFFAALRAWVAEFSYGSVSSERFVTFFEDHTGNDEIGLIVERWIYSASLPEVIR; this comes from the coding sequence ATGTCCCTCGCCGCGCAGTCGAACAACGGTGCCGCCACGGCGGGTGATCCGTATCTTCCGACGAGCGGCAACGGCGGGTACGTCGTCACCCACTACGACCTCGATCTGAACTACAAGGTCGGGACGAACCAGCTGCGCGGGGTGGCCACCATCAGCGCTGTCGCCACCGCCCCGCTCGACCGGTTCAGCCTCGACTTCGCGGGGCTCAGCGTCGAGAAGGTGCTCGTCGACGGGGAACGCCCGCGCAAGGTGAGCCAGGCGGCACGCAAACTCATCGTCGCCCCCGGCACCCCGCTCGTCGCCGGTGAGGAGTTCGAGGTCGTCGTGCGGTACGGCGGATCACCGCATCCGGTGAAGAGCCCGTGGGGCGAACTCGGCTGGGAAGAACTCGCCGACGGCGTCATCGTCGCGAGTCAGCCCTCCGGAGCCGCATCCTGGTTCCCCTGCAACGACCACCCCAGCAACAAAGCGACCTTCCGCATCTCGACCTCGTGCGAAGCGCCGTACACGGTCGTCGCCAACGGGCGCCTGCTCGAGAAGAGCACGCGCTCGGGGCGAACAACCTGGGTCTACGACATGCCGCAGCCGATGGCCACCTACCTCGCGACGCTGCAGATCGGGCGCTACACCCGGCGGCCGACCACCTCGGCGAGCCTGTACTACCCGGGTGAGCTCGCGGGCGAGGTGGCGGTCGACTTCGGCCGCATCGACGACATGATCGCCCTGTTCGTCGACAGGTTCGGGCCCTACCCGTTCGACAACTACAGCGTCGTCGTCACCCGCGACGTGCTCGAGATCCCGCTCGAGGCGCAGGGCATCGGCATCTTCGGCCGCAACCACGTCGACGGCGCGCACGGCAGCGACCGGCTCATCGCCCACGAGCTCGCCCACCAGTGGTTCGGCAACAGCCTCACCCTCGCCCGCTGGCGCGACATCTGGCTGCACGAGGGGTTCGCCTGCTACGCCGAGTGGCTGTGGGCCGAGTTCATCGGTGCCCGCACGGCGCAGCAGAGCGCCATCATCTACCGCGGACGCGTCAAGGCCGTGCCGAAAGACTCGCTCATCGTCGGCGATCCCGGCGCGCACTCTTTGTTCGACGACCGCGTCTACAAGCGGGGCGCGCTCGCGCTGCACGCCATCCGCACGACGGTCGGCGACGAGGCCTTCTTCGCCGCCCTGCGCGCGTGGGTCGCGGAGTTCTCGTACGGCTCGGTCTCGAGCGAACGCTTCGTGACCTTCTTCGAAGACCACACGGGCAACGACGAGATCGGCTTGATAGTCGAACGCTGGATCTACTCGGCGTCCCTGCCCGAAGTCATCCGCTAA
- a CDS encoding DEAD/DEAH box helicase, whose translation MGAARARPQVTAPHALSLGDPTYEPGNVAEPTWAAWRAELAALGGRSPLLHFVDAPRTRIELSTTHPGGLAQFITGKTTLLSSLIRDDLALRTAKAAAGLIASKGLELSTARGIDAVHLGVGIAEWQFEKTDFRAPVLLRPLAIRRHGRDFEVKLKGPAFLNPELARALEAQFGLKLDAQAFVALADDDGTFKPNPVIDRLRGLTSHLEWFNVSPRLVVSTFVDIANAMVSDVADLEHPVLDAVAGNPAAKRTLQESFVAVEAQSADARPPQTDTLLLDADAEQENVIAQIAAGNSLVVKTLPGTGGTQTIVNAIGTLVGQNKRVLVVSARRASLHGIAQRLNDVGLPGVAVAPRTLRRDIIRSISRNERSAQPKVEEVDDALVRLRKVLLDYRGALSKPDNVLGISVLECVTELSRLALLPEPPATTARLSRSSVEKLATDRRRAAETMVQAAQLGEFRYGPGDSPWYGAQFSTSEEAVRAHELAKKLSHEDLPRLLERANAVISSTRMRPFASIRELGIYLRLLTDLRDTLDKFLPMVFDRSIAELVMATSPRKDSPNMSGANRRRLKKLAREYVRPGVHVSDMNEALLRIQQQRVLWQRFVTEGVTPEVPVGIADVRHALQQVESDLEKLDAPLGFDTRETSLSNLPISVLVDDLAGLAADSDVLHNLQERTALMKTLVDLELEPLITDLAQRHVPEEQVGAELELAWWQSALESLLAADRALLGANTPVLDRLEADFRLVDDAHAAGSAQLLSWQLAENWKIGLVDWPDEGRLLKKLLLRSQMDAFDLQTTAPHLSRAVAPVWLASPYEVPSIADTMPFDTVVLVDAGATTVAENLGAIRRAKQVVAFGDPVTQTPASFEVAIGEQTEQPAPAPDEETLDRLHDDSALSRLGQILTTFSLTRSYRPGGEELAELVNRRFYGGRIQSLPWAGSFLGHGSLAMDFVADGHGLPDSYTGAVESVDAEVNRVVELVLEHAAQRPRESLMVITASPLHAVRVQQAVLTAVTTRPELNDFIIGDRPEPFAVMTIDQAVAESRDRVIFSIGFGRTPHGRVLSNFGVLGLPGGERLLAVAMTRARRSMVIVTCFEPADIDGDRMSHGAIALAEILAEVDARLADIPLPDDSDPMLVDLARRLEHRGIRVALGHRGKLGLVASHGGVCVTVETDAVLGTTTLRESLRLRPELLRRLGWHYLRVHAFELFSDPDAVARRVMDTLGVDAIPATEPITIIQPQ comes from the coding sequence ATGGGTGCTGCCCGCGCTCGCCCCCAGGTAACGGCGCCTCACGCGCTGAGTCTGGGAGACCCGACCTACGAACCCGGAAACGTCGCCGAACCGACCTGGGCCGCGTGGCGTGCTGAGCTCGCCGCGCTCGGCGGACGCTCGCCGCTTCTGCACTTCGTCGACGCCCCGCGTACCCGCATCGAGCTGAGCACCACCCACCCCGGCGGCCTCGCCCAGTTCATCACCGGCAAGACCACCCTGCTGTCGAGCCTCATCCGCGACGACCTCGCCCTCCGCACCGCGAAGGCTGCCGCGGGCCTCATCGCCTCGAAGGGGCTCGAGCTCTCCACCGCCCGCGGGATCGACGCCGTGCACCTCGGTGTGGGCATCGCCGAGTGGCAGTTCGAGAAGACCGACTTCCGCGCGCCGGTGCTGCTGCGCCCGCTCGCCATCCGCCGCCACGGTCGCGACTTCGAGGTCAAGCTCAAGGGACCGGCGTTCCTCAACCCCGAACTCGCGCGTGCCCTCGAGGCCCAGTTCGGCCTGAAACTCGACGCCCAGGCCTTCGTCGCCCTCGCCGACGACGACGGCACCTTCAAGCCGAACCCCGTCATCGACCGCCTGCGCGGACTGACCAGCCACCTCGAGTGGTTCAACGTGAGCCCGCGCCTCGTGGTCTCGACGTTCGTCGACATCGCGAATGCCATGGTCTCCGACGTCGCCGACCTCGAGCACCCCGTGCTCGACGCGGTCGCCGGGAATCCCGCCGCGAAGCGCACCCTGCAGGAGAGCTTCGTCGCCGTCGAGGCCCAGAGCGCCGACGCGCGCCCCCCGCAGACCGACACCCTCCTCCTCGACGCCGACGCCGAGCAGGAGAACGTGATCGCCCAGATCGCCGCAGGCAACTCGCTCGTCGTGAAGACCCTGCCCGGCACCGGCGGAACGCAGACCATCGTCAACGCGATCGGCACGCTCGTCGGACAGAACAAGCGCGTGCTCGTCGTGAGCGCCCGCCGCGCCTCCCTGCACGGAATCGCCCAGCGTCTCAACGATGTCGGCCTGCCGGGCGTCGCGGTCGCGCCGCGCACCCTGCGTCGCGACATCATCCGTTCGATCTCGCGCAACGAGCGTTCTGCCCAGCCCAAGGTCGAAGAGGTGGATGACGCGCTGGTACGCCTGCGCAAGGTGCTGCTCGACTACCGCGGCGCACTGAGCAAGCCCGACAACGTGCTCGGCATCTCCGTGCTTGAGTGCGTCACCGAGCTGTCGAGACTCGCACTTCTGCCCGAGCCCCCGGCCACCACCGCCCGTCTCTCCCGGTCGTCGGTCGAGAAGCTGGCGACCGACCGCCGCCGCGCCGCCGAGACCATGGTGCAGGCCGCCCAGCTCGGCGAATTCCGCTACGGCCCTGGCGACTCGCCCTGGTACGGCGCCCAGTTCTCCACGAGCGAAGAAGCGGTGCGTGCCCACGAGCTCGCCAAGAAGCTCTCCCACGAAGACCTGCCACGACTGCTCGAACGCGCCAACGCCGTAATCAGCTCGACGAGAATGCGTCCGTTCGCCAGCATCCGGGAACTCGGCATCTACCTGCGCCTGCTCACCGACCTGCGCGACACCCTCGACAAGTTCTTGCCGATGGTCTTCGACCGCTCGATCGCCGAGCTCGTGATGGCCACCTCGCCGCGCAAGGACAGCCCGAACATGTCGGGCGCCAACCGCCGTCGCCTCAAGAAGCTCGCCCGCGAATACGTGCGCCCCGGAGTGCACGTGAGCGACATGAACGAGGCACTGCTGCGCATCCAGCAGCAGCGCGTTCTCTGGCAGCGTTTCGTGACCGAGGGCGTCACGCCCGAGGTGCCCGTGGGGATCGCCGACGTGCGTCATGCCCTGCAGCAGGTCGAGTCCGACCTCGAGAAGCTCGACGCGCCGCTGGGCTTCGACACCCGCGAGACCTCGCTGAGCAATCTGCCGATCTCGGTGCTCGTCGACGATCTCGCCGGGCTCGCCGCCGACTCCGACGTGCTGCACAACCTGCAGGAGCGCACCGCGCTGATGAAGACGCTCGTCGACCTCGAGCTCGAGCCGCTCATCACCGACCTCGCCCAGCGCCACGTGCCCGAAGAGCAGGTGGGCGCCGAACTCGAGCTCGCCTGGTGGCAGTCGGCCCTAGAGTCGCTGCTCGCCGCAGACCGCGCCCTGCTCGGGGCGAACACCCCCGTGCTCGACCGGCTCGAAGCCGACTTCCGACTCGTCGACGACGCCCACGCCGCCGGCAGCGCCCAGCTGCTGTCGTGGCAGCTCGCCGAGAACTGGAAGATCGGCCTCGTCGACTGGCCCGACGAGGGCCGGCTGCTGAAGAAGCTGCTTCTGCGCAGCCAGATGGACGCGTTCGACCTGCAGACCACCGCGCCGCACCTGTCGCGCGCGGTCGCGCCGGTCTGGCTCGCATCGCCCTACGAGGTGCCGTCGATCGCCGACACGATGCCGTTCGACACCGTCGTGCTCGTCGACGCGGGTGCGACGACCGTCGCCGAGAACCTCGGCGCCATCCGCCGCGCTAAGCAGGTCGTCGCGTTCGGCGACCCCGTGACTCAGACGCCCGCCTCGTTCGAGGTCGCCATCGGCGAGCAGACGGAGCAGCCCGCTCCCGCGCCCGACGAAGAGACCCTCGACCGGCTGCACGACGACTCCGCGCTGTCGCGTCTCGGCCAGATCCTGACCACCTTCTCGCTCACGCGCAGCTACCGTCCGGGCGGCGAAGAGCTCGCCGAGCTGGTCAACCGCCGGTTCTACGGCGGTCGCATCCAGTCGCTGCCTTGGGCCGGGAGCTTCCTCGGCCACGGCAGCCTCGCCATGGACTTCGTCGCCGACGGCCACGGCCTGCCCGACAGCTACACGGGCGCGGTCGAGAGCGTCGACGCCGAGGTCAACCGCGTGGTCGAACTAGTGTTGGAGCACGCCGCCCAGCGTCCGCGCGAGTCGCTCATGGTGATCACCGCGAGCCCGCTGCACGCCGTACGCGTCCAGCAGGCCGTGCTGACCGCCGTCACGACCCGCCCCGAGCTGAACGATTTCATCATCGGCGACCGTCCCGAGCCGTTCGCGGTCATGACGATCGACCAGGCCGTGGCGGAGAGCCGCGACCGGGTGATCTTCTCGATCGGCTTCGGCCGCACCCCGCACGGTCGCGTGCTGTCGAACTTCGGTGTGCTCGGACTTCCGGGCGGTGAACGACTGCTCGCCGTGGCCATGACGCGTGCGCGCCGTTCCATGGTGATCGTCACCTGCTTCGAGCCCGCCGACATCGACGGCGACCGCATGAGCCATGGCGCCATCGCCCTCGCCGAGATCCTGGCCGAGGTCGACGCGCGGCTCGCCGACATACCCCTGCCCGACGACAGTGACCCGATGCTCGTGGATCTCGCCCGCCGACTCGAGCACCGCGGCATCCGCGTCGCGCTCGGACACCGCGGCAAGCTCGGCCTCGTCGCCTCGCACGGCGGCGTCTGCGTCACCGTCGAGACCGACGCTGTTCTCGGCACCACGACGCTGCGCGAGTCGCTGCGCCTACGCCCGGAACTGCTGCGCCGACTCGGCTGGCACTACCTGCGCGTGCACGCCTTCGAGCTGTTCAGCGACCCCGACGCCGTCGCGCGTCGGGTGATGGACACGCTCGGAGTCGACGCGATCCCCGCGACGGAGCCGATCACGATCATCCAGCCGCAGTAG
- a CDS encoding 4'-phosphopantetheinyl transferase family protein, which produces MHDVTVEVHPRGDDDHALLAALASRLLGHPVTVDHHCAHCGGTDHGQPRVEGAFVSLARAGALVAVAATTRGPVGVDIETVDGVAASGFDDVAFGDAERDRIAHADEPDLLRATLWTAKEALLKAAGTGLRIDPRRVDVAEASAEIETFAPRAGYVVTVAVLSG; this is translated from the coding sequence ATGCATGACGTGACGGTCGAGGTGCACCCCCGCGGCGACGACGACCACGCCCTGCTCGCCGCGCTCGCCTCCCGGTTGCTGGGTCACCCGGTGACCGTCGACCATCACTGCGCGCACTGCGGCGGCACCGACCACGGGCAGCCGCGGGTCGAGGGCGCGTTCGTGAGCCTCGCCCGCGCCGGCGCGTTGGTTGCCGTCGCCGCGACGACCAGAGGTCCCGTCGGGGTCGACATCGAGACCGTCGACGGAGTGGCCGCATCCGGATTCGACGACGTCGCGTTCGGCGACGCCGAGCGCGACCGCATCGCGCACGCCGACGAACCCGACCTGCTGCGCGCCACGCTGTGGACGGCGAAGGAGGCGCTGCTCAAGGCCGCGGGCACCGGGCTGCGCATAGACCCACGGCGGGTCGACGTCGCCGAGGCGTCCGCCGAGATCGAGACGTTCGCACCGCGGGCGGGTTACGTCGTGACCGTGGCCGTGCTTAGCGGATGA
- a CDS encoding 5-formyltetrahydrofolate cyclo-ligase: protein MSDDITNEKRALRAELRERRRIITSDERESATAGVTRHLEELTSELGVTSVAAYLSTPDEPNTRDFLHWACDRGIRVLLPISREDGLLDWAPYDGKDEDEDVFGMPTPTTEVLGPIAINSVDLIVVPAASVDRSGMRMGWGRGYFDKTLGSMERCPPVYAVIFDSELVDTVPSEVHDQRVNGVVTPGGITKF from the coding sequence ATGTCCGATGACATCACTAACGAAAAGCGGGCACTCCGCGCCGAACTGCGCGAACGGCGACGCATCATCACGTCTGACGAGCGCGAAAGCGCGACCGCGGGAGTCACTCGCCACCTCGAAGAGCTGACCAGCGAGCTCGGAGTCACCTCGGTCGCGGCGTACCTCTCGACCCCCGACGAACCGAACACCCGAGACTTTCTGCACTGGGCCTGCGACCGGGGCATCCGGGTTCTGCTCCCCATCTCGCGCGAAGACGGCCTGCTCGACTGGGCCCCGTACGATGGCAAAGACGAGGACGAAGACGTATTCGGCATGCCGACCCCCACGACCGAGGTTCTCGGGCCGATCGCGATCAACAGCGTCGACCTCATCGTCGTGCCCGCCGCGAGCGTCGACCGCTCGGGCATGCGCATGGGCTGGGGCCGCGGCTACTTCGACAAGACCCTCGGAAGCATGGAACGCTGCCCGCCGGTCTATGCTGTGATCTTCGACAGTGAACTTGTCGACACGGTGCCCAGCGAGGTGCACGACCAGCGAGTCAACGGCGTCGTTACGCCCGGCGGCATCACGAAGTTCTAG
- a CDS encoding FmdB family zinc ribbon protein, producing the protein MPTYSYKYLDSDETFDVYQSFTDADLTEGPDGRPVRKVFSPIGVSFTGSGFYRNDSRSENKTSDAPGKKSTAADSSSSSSTSAPAAAPAAPSVPAAPAAAPAASSSPKPSV; encoded by the coding sequence TTGCCTACCTACAGCTACAAGTACCTCGACAGCGACGAGACCTTCGACGTCTACCAGTCGTTCACCGATGCCGACCTCACCGAGGGTCCCGACGGCCGCCCGGTACGCAAGGTCTTCTCCCCCATCGGCGTGAGCTTCACCGGCAGCGGCTTCTACCGCAACGACTCGCGCAGCGAAAACAAGACTTCGGATGCACCGGGCAAGAAGTCGACCGCCGCGGACTCGTCGTCCTCCTCCTCCACCTCGGCGCCCGCCGCCGCTCCCGCGGCTCCGTCCGTACCCGCCGCGCCGGCCGCCGCCCCGGCTGCGTCGTCGTCGCCCAAACCCTCCGTTTAG
- the mscL gene encoding large conductance mechanosensitive channel protein MscL: MKGFKEFILRGNVIDLAVAVVIGAAFTAIVNAIVTAVFNPAIGALFNAKDLDNALNVVIPTTGGEEATIQFGVVIAAVIQFLLVAAVVYFALIIPINYLKKSSFLKKKEQIAAGVEDPAKEPSQVELLIEIRNLLASGSASSSAISDPKGKHSDVTG; encoded by the coding sequence ATGAAGGGTTTCAAGGAGTTCATCCTCCGCGGAAACGTGATCGACCTCGCGGTCGCCGTCGTCATCGGCGCGGCGTTCACAGCCATCGTCAACGCGATCGTCACCGCGGTCTTCAACCCCGCCATTGGTGCGCTGTTCAACGCGAAGGACCTCGATAACGCCCTGAACGTCGTCATCCCGACTACCGGTGGCGAAGAGGCGACGATTCAGTTCGGCGTCGTCATCGCGGCGGTCATCCAGTTCCTGCTCGTTGCCGCGGTCGTCTACTTCGCGCTGATCATCCCGATCAACTACCTCAAGAAGTCGTCGTTCCTCAAGAAGAAGGAGCAGATCGCGGCGGGCGTCGAAGACCCCGCCAAGGAGCCGAGCCAGGTCGAGCTGCTCATCGAGATCCGCAACCTGCTGGCATCCGGATCGGCATCGTCGTCCGCCATCAGCGATCCCAAGGGCAAGCACAGCGACGTAACCGGCTAG